ATGTTGACCCTGTTTCACCTGTTGGCCCTGACGCACCAAAAGGCGGCTATTGTGGGCATAGAGGGTCACACTGCCATCAGCATGGCGAATTCTCACCAGGTTGCCATAACCCCCAGAATTCCACCCTGCTGTAATCACTTCACCGCTAGCAGCAGCAAAAATTGGCGTTCCTGTGGGTGCCGCAATATCGATCCCCCGGTGCATCCGTCCCCAACGGGGGCCATAACCGGAAGTCAATGTGCCTTGGGCTGGCCAGATATAGCCCGCAAAAACATCTGCGCCGGGTAAATAGTTATCGGGGGAAGCGAGGGGAGGTAGTTCTGGGGTAACCGTCTCACCGACAGATAGACGAAGCATCGCATTGTAGTTAGCCACGTTGCCACTAGGGGCTGCTGCAATCTGTTGGGGTTCTTCTTGAACAGTTGTTTCCCGGGTTGCAGTGCTAGTGCTCTCTGCGGTTTGCTCTTGCCACTCGGGGTTAACGACCGAGACCGGGGAGCTGGGGCGGTTATTGGCAGTGGTGCCACTGTTGTTGGGCGCAGGTACGCGAAGACTGACAGAATTTGGCTGCTGTTGATAGTCTTGGCGGAGTCGAGTGATGTCGGCCTGGAGTCTTGCTACGGCAGCTTCTGTATTGCGCTCGACATTACTGTCTACACTCTTTGCCTCTGCGGGGGCAAGCACAGCTGAGACTCCGGGTTGCACCCTAGACTGGGACAGGGACGCAGCGTTGGCCAAGGTTGCACTGTTACGGTTCACGCCTTGATTAACCTCCGTGGGAGGAATAAGAGCCACGAATTCTTGTTGTTGGGCTTGGGGCTGCTGTTGAGCACGGGCCGGAATGTTCAGCCGTTGACCGACCAAAATGATGTCAGGATTTGCAAGCCGGTTAGCGGCAATCAATTCGCGCCCTTGGAGACCATAGCGACGGGCGATCGCATACAGGCTTTCTCCGGCTCGTACCACATGCACTTGGGGCACAGAACCAGAAGAGGTGGCAACCAATACTTCTGGCTGGCGCGTGGATACTTCTACTTTTTCAGCGGGACGAACGAGGGGAGTTGAAGCGCTGTTGAGGGTCACCGAACGGGACGGTTCAACTTTATCTCCTGATTTTGTTTCCACCACCACTTCGGTAGGGGTCAAGGTTTGAGGCCGTGGTGGTTCTGGCAAACGGGCCGTAGTTGAGACGGCACTGTTCGCGATGAGGGTTTCTGGATCAGGGCTTGCATCAGCACTGGGCGCGATATATTCCCGCGGTTGCGGCACGGAAATCACCACAGTATCTTGGGAGGCCTCAGTGGATTCTTCGGGGGTCAGGACTGTGGAGCTAATCAGCGTTTCTGGCTTTGGGGCATCCACGGCAGTATCAAAAACCACGGCTTCAGTGGGCTGGCTTCTGAGGGATTGAATACTTTCGACGAGCTTGTCTTGCTCAGCACGTAGCGCAGAGGGGACAGCCTCTGGTGCAGCGGGAATAGGTTCTGCATCAACCAGGGCTTGGGAAGGGAGGTTAAGGGCCGCGACTTCCACGCTAGGTCTGGGAGAGGACGGCTGGCTTGTGGGCGCGATCGCCGTCGGTCTAATTTCAGGCTGCCTAGACGACCCATTCAAAGGGGCAGGCACTTTCAGGGATTGGCCGACCACCAAAGTACTTTCGACGGTGGTGTTGTTTAACGCGGCGATCGCCTCAGGGGAGACACCATAGCGTTGTGCGATGGACCAAAACGTATCAGCTTCAGCAACGATGTGCTTGATGGCGGGTAGTTCAGGCTCAACCCTACTGACAGAATTTGAACTTACAGCAGCGACTAGCTGGGGAGTTTCAATCTCCGGGGCCGTTGCTAAAGTAACTGGAGCAGGAATCATAAATGTTTCTCCTTGGGAAAAAAGACGGTTGGTTTGTGAATGGAGTAAAGCCGTGGCTTCTTTGGCGGATGTTTGGTGCGCCAGTTCCCGAAAACTGTACAAATTCCAAATGGAAGGGTAAAAAACGGGAGAAGCAGTAAAAGTTTTCCAAACCGTTGGCCTACTCTCAGTGGAGAAATAGGCGGGAAATCGATTACTTTAGGCCGGCTTTACTGACGTCACCGAAAGAATGCTGAATCTCAATGAGAGTAGGGATCAACTCCGAGGCGACGCCTTTCAAAAACAACCTTCTGTTTATGTCGAGCAGCGAATTAACTTTGCTTTGTGTCGCAAATAAATCCGTAATTCCACCGACTGATCATGACCGAGATCCCTTAAATTGGGCCTCTGATGAATGTCTAGGAAAGGTTACCCTGGTTTTTTCCTTTTAACAAGTCTGGGTTGATATATTTTGATTTTTCTTGAAAAAAATAGCCCGGCTACAAAGTAATCCAGGATACAGAATGGCGCAATTTTTAGTTGATATTTAGCAGCCATTTTTTTGGCTAAAAATTGACTAGCATATTTTTTTTGAATTGACAGTGTTCAGCCCCCAATCCATTGCCAGTCAAGTTTTTCTCAGGTTACAACATCATGACATAAGCTAGTATTTTTGTTTTAAAGAGATTGGGGGAGTAAAAATTTTTACCCCCTTGCTTGTTGCTTTTAGAGCACCGTGCAAAGGGGCTGATAGAAATTTCTTATCAACTAAAACTAGAGTCCTAATTGACGGCGTACTTCAAAGAGTCCGACTGCTGCGCTGACAGAAAGATTGAGACTTCGAACATGGGTGCCATTAATGGGAATTGTGAGTGTTGCATCGCACTGCTGGAGGAGTTCTGGGGGGAGACCTTTGGTTTCACTGCCAAATAGTAGCCAGTCATTGGGTTGATAGGTGAATTCGGTATAGCGGCTCGCCCCCCGGACGCTGTAGCCCAGAAGACGACCGCCTCTGCTGCTTTGGGCTTGGAGAAAATGTTCGAGGTCGGGATGAAACGTCAATTTGACATGGGGCCAATAGTCAAGGCCAGCGCGCTTGAGATAACGATCGCCAATTTCAAAACCCAAGGGGCCGACCAAGTGTAATTCTGTATCGGTGGCGGCGCAGGTGCGGGCAATATTGCCAGTATTGGGGGGAATTTGGGGATGAACGAGAACCAGTTGGGGCATGAATAGATTAGAAAAAATTATAAGTGAAGGAAAAATCGACAGAATTTGCCAGGGGCAGTCTACCTAGGCTACAAGGACAGATGGTTCACAAAGGTATTGGGCTAATTCTTGGTCGAGGGTTTCTGCTTCGGCGATCGCCTGTTGGATGATGGCCTCTAGGGATTGGCCCAGGCCCTGGGCCCGGAGCCACTGTTGGGCTTGATTACCTTCCCGAAGAAGTTTCTGTAAAGGGCTCAAGAAGCAAGCAAAACCCGCATTTTTGGCGAAGGGATAGACTTCCCCATAAATTTCTTGGATCCAATCTAGGGCGTTGATCGCTTGCCCTGTCCGCCAGTGAGTCAGGGTAGCCTCCAGGCTTAATTGAGCCGCCTGTTGTTCGTTGGCATCGGTAATTTCGAGGAGGCGATCAGGAGTCAGTTGACTAGATTTGAGAGGGTCTAGGTGGGGTTCGACCAGCAACTGTTGAATCCGTGCTTCCACAAAAGCGACGATCGCCAACAATTGCAGGGGGTGAATCACCAGATCACAAATTCTCAGCTCCAGGCGATTGAGAGAATAGGGGCGACGATCGCCATTAGGTCGCACCGCAGACCAAAGATGGCGAACATTTTGCATCGTTCCCAACCGGAGTTGTTCATTAGTCCAGTCAATGAAATGTTGATGACTTGTAAACAGTGGCACTTGGGCTGGAGTTTTGGGGAAAACTTGCCAGCGGCGGGAATGGGAACCCGTCACCTGGCCATCTAAAAACGGCGATGCAGCACTCAAGGCCAGAATTAACGGTGCTTCTAGACGCATCAAGCGACAGGCTCGCATCAACATCTCTGGATCCTCAATGCCGATATTGATATGGACACTTGCCGTTACCACATCAGTGCCATAGGTTTCTTCGATGTAGGCATGGTAGGGATTCTGAGGATCAGAGCGAAAAAAGTGCCGTGAATCACCAAGGGATAGGGTGCTACCCGGAATCAGCGTATATTCACCGAGGGTTTTGAGGTATTGACGCAACTGGAGACGAGGCTGCAAAATCGCACAGAGCAAACTTTCATAGCTGCAACAGGGAGGCGTTGTGTATTCCACATTGCGGTTATCGGGTTCCCGGACAAAACCATCGAGGGCTTTGACGATTTGATCGGATAGACCAATAATTTCTCCGGTGGGTGTACCTGTATAAATCTCGATTTCTAAGCCTTTCGATAGCAGCAAAATATATCCTCAAATCCTGGCAGTAGTAAGGATGAATCCGAATAGATTCTCCAGCGATACACTATTTTAAGCTGCGGCTTTGATCCTTTTTAGAAAATTTTTTCCTGGCCTAGGGGAATTTTTGCGTTAATATACCAGTCTCTGTTTAATAAATCTTGTTTTCAAAACCACGCTAACCATGAGTCAATGCACT
The nucleotide sequence above comes from [Synechococcus] sp. NIES-970. Encoded proteins:
- a CDS encoding RNA methyltransferase, TrmH family produces the protein MPQLVLVHPQIPPNTGNIARTCAATDTELHLVGPLGFEIGDRYLKRAGLDYWPHVKLTFHPDLEHFLQAQSSRGGRLLGYSVRGASRYTEFTYQPNDWLLFGSETKGLPPELLQQCDATLTIPINGTHVRSLNLSVSAAVGLFEVRRQLGL
- a CDS encoding M23 peptidase domain protein, with product MIPAPVTLATAPEIETPQLVAAVSSNSVSRVEPELPAIKHIVAEADTFWSIAQRYGVSPEAIAALNNTTVESTLVVGQSLKVPAPLNGSSRQPEIRPTAIAPTSQPSSPRPSVEVAALNLPSQALVDAEPIPAAPEAVPSALRAEQDKLVESIQSLRSQPTEAVVFDTAVDAPKPETLISSTVLTPEESTEASQDTVVISVPQPREYIAPSADASPDPETLIANSAVSTTARLPEPPRPQTLTPTEVVVETKSGDKVEPSRSVTLNSASTPLVRPAEKVEVSTRQPEVLVATSSGSVPQVHVVRAGESLYAIARRYGLQGRELIAANRLANPDIILVGQRLNIPARAQQQPQAQQQEFVALIPPTEVNQGVNRNSATLANAASLSQSRVQPGVSAVLAPAEAKSVDSNVERNTEAAVARLQADITRLRQDYQQQPNSVSLRVPAPNNSGTTANNRPSSPVSVVNPEWQEQTAESTSTATRETTVQEEPQQIAAAPSGNVANYNAMLRLSVGETVTPELPPLASPDNYLPGADVFAGYIWPAQGTLTSGYGPRWGRMHRGIDIAAPTGTPIFAAASGEVITAGWNSGGYGNLVRIRHADGSVTLYAHNSRLLVRQGQQVKQGQHIAAMGSTGFSTGPHLHFEIHPSGNGATNPMAFLPKR
- the gshA gene encoding glutamate-cysteine ligase; protein product: MLLSKGLEIEIYTGTPTGEIIGLSDQIVKALDGFVREPDNRNVEYTTPPCCSYESLLCAILQPRLQLRQYLKTLGEYTLIPGSTLSLGDSRHFFRSDPQNPYHAYIEETYGTDVVTASVHINIGIEDPEMLMRACRLMRLEAPLILALSAASPFLDGQVTGSHSRRWQVFPKTPAQVPLFTSHQHFIDWTNEQLRLGTMQNVRHLWSAVRPNGDRRPYSLNRLELRICDLVIHPLQLLAIVAFVEARIQQLLVEPHLDPLKSSQLTPDRLLEITDANEQQAAQLSLEATLTHWRTGQAINALDWIQEIYGEVYPFAKNAGFACFLSPLQKLLREGNQAQQWLRAQGLGQSLEAIIQQAIAEAETLDQELAQYLCEPSVLVA